The segment GCGAAAATCGCCGGCAGCAGTGAACTGGTGACACTGGAACCACGCTGCAGTAATTGTTCGGCTTGTGCGATCATGCTTAACTCCGTACTGTATCTTTACAGTGCTTTGATGCAGCCTAGCAAGCTGTAATAGTACAGTCAAGTGTATCAGAGATACTTTTTGAAGGTGCTGGCCGTGATGGTGACGGCAAAGGCAAAGGCCAGAGCGAACGGCAGGATGATCCAGGACGGATGAAGGCTGAATGGCAGCGCCAGGTAGAGTACCCAGGCCATGATGATCAGCGGAATAGCGGCTTTCTTGGCGTAGTGATAGACAAAAGAGCTCTCCCGGCCCCCGCCCCAGCGCCGTAAATCCCGTCGCACCAGACCATCCACCAGTGCCACCAGAGTGAAAAGCCCAAATACCGGGGTGGCCAGGGCCAGAATGGCCAGTCTCACCGCAAATACTTGGGTGATCTGCATGCCGGCCAACACATAGTCAGACACAGGCCGATAAAGCCGGTGCAGCAGGGGGCGCACACCGGACTCTTCGGTGGAGGGAACCGGCGTGACCCACTGAATGAGATCGACAAGGCCGGTCCACTCGAAGGCGATGGTGTAGAAGCGTTCCGACAAATCACTGGCGAACTGCATGGGCTGCGCGGTCAACCAACTGCGATGAAAATCTGCCCCGAGGAACTGCAGCTCATTCACCAGCATCTGTCGGCTGTGCGCCACGCCCTGCTCCTCCCACCAGAATGCCATCCCGATCCATTCGATCAGGATGGAAAAGACCAGGGAGAGGATCAGCCATTTGAGGCACTGGGCGAACCCCGTCAATACCAGGGAGATCGCTCCCGGACGGGCAACGGTTCGGCGAGGATCGGTCGGTTCCGCCATGCTCAGACTGAGTCACTCGATTCTGCAGGCTCAACCGGCGCCTCAGAGACGCTGTGCCACCAGTGCTCAGTCACCCGATACCAGTGATCGTTGGTGATGTAGCTGCGTCGCATGGCCTCGGCCATTTCCTCAAAATTTCCTGGCATGGCGGCATCGGCGCGATCATCCGGCAACGGAATACGAATTTTCCAGAGCTGCCCCCCTTCCAGTAACGCGAAAGCCTGTCCCTTGGGCAACGTGACCATATCCGCCGCGGTCAGCATCGGCACTTCCGAGACGCTGATCCGGTCCTCATTGCGGGATTTGAAATCAACGCCCGAACCGGGATCCGAGGAATCATCGACACCGGAGACGCTCATCAGGGTGAAGACCTCCACACGGGGCAACTGCTCGGTCAGCATCTCGGCTGTATCCAGTTCTTTCACCCGCAGCATCAGCATCGTATTGAAGTTACCCGCAACTTGCCCGGCTTTGGCGCGACTGCCGATCCGCGCTTCCACATCGGACCAGGTCTGGGTATAGGCCGTGACCTGGAAGCCGGCACCACCGGCCTTGTTCAACAGAGGTACGAACTCGTCCCCGATCAGCTCGTTAAACTCGTCCGCGTGCAACGAGATGGTGGGCAGCGTCTGTCGCGCGCTTTCCGGGAGTGACGTATCGGAACCCGGCGCCACGACACCGTGCTTATAGATCGTGCCCGCGACGGATACCAGGTCCGCGAACATGGAGTTGCCCACGGCACTGGCGACCGTGGTGTCTGTGAGGGCATCGAGCCCGACATACACGATACCCTTGCGCCGCACCACTTCCATCCATTCGAAGATCGGCCTCGCATCCTGCTCGTCCTGGTAATCCGGCGAGATCAGCGCGGCGATGGTGCCGGTCGTCAGCTTTTCCATCAGTGGGCCGACAGAGCTGACGATCTTATCGAAATAGGTCTTGTCGTATTTGAACGCCGAAATCAGGCCATCCAGAACGGGGTCGTAAATGGCCCTTTCCTGTAGAAAGCGCATACAGGCGATGGCTTCCATCGACCGGCCACGCAGTGCATTGGGCAGGTTGCGCTCTTTGATATCCGCGGCGCGCTCCTCCACCAGCGAGGCCCAGGCTTCGATACCGGCCACCTCGGCGCAATGGCCGGCGTATTCGACAAACAGGGGTTCGATGTCGTTGATGTAGCGGCGAATCTGTTGATAGTCCGGTCTACGCTTCAAGGCCACCAGAGCACGCGCAATGATATTGACGAAGCGCCAGGCGAATTCCTTGAAGGCCGCCGAGTTCCCCTCGTTCGGTAACTGATTGGCGATACGGGTGGCGACTTCGGTGATGCGCGAGAAGTTGCCAATGGCGTTATAGCGCGCCGACAGTTCGGGGAAGCCGAGATGGAACAGATAGAAGTCGTCCAGCCGGCCGGCGCGCTTGGCTTCGGCGTAGATGCGGCGCAACAGGTCGGCATCGCCCTTGGGGTCGAAGACGATGACGACATCACCCCGGCGAATGTCCTGGGTGATCAGCAGTTCGGCCAAGCGTGTCTTGCCGACGCGGGTGGTGCCGAGCACCAGTGTGTGCCCGACGCGTTCCCCGAGATCCATCCACACGGATTGCTCAAGGGGTTCAACGGCATGCAGCGCCGGCTTGCCGCCGACCGCGGGTAGCGGCGCCAATGGGTTCCAGCGGGAACGGCTGCGCAAGCCTTTGGCCAGAACCGAGAGTATGGGGATCGACTCCCAGGCCACCTCCTTTTGTCTTGCCCACTGATAGAGCCTGCCCGGTTGCACGTAACGCCGCACCTCGGGCTTCAGCGTATCGCGCAGCCGCTGCGTATGTTGTTGTGTCCAGCGAAAGCCTTTGCCCAAAAACAGCTTATGCCGACTGACGGGAATCTGCGCTGCCCGCACGCGATACTCCGGCAGCCGCTTCATGTGATGTTGGTAGCGCAGTACGCGCCAGGCCTGACGGCCCCGCCACACGCCAAACCCGAAGAAGGTCAACCCGGTGGCCGCCGCGATACCCGGTGGCATCATCAGAGCCCAGGGTGCCAACCAGGCCAGAGTGCCCGCCGCAAATGCGGTGGCGGTGGACCACAACTCGACGGGAGGCCGCAACAAAGCCTCCATCGGATGCGTGCTCACTGCCGGATACCGTCAGGGGTGATCAACACCGGGTAACGATCGATGGCCAGAGCTGCGGCCAGGTCACTCCCGGATCCCAGGGTGATAGACAAGCCTTGTGCCACCTCCGCGACCCGTCGCACATCCGTCTCGGACTCGGCTTGGATCAGCATGCCCACGGCACCAAGATCTTTCAGGACGTCTCGGTGCGAGGCCAACCACTGCAACGACATGGCATCCGATCCGATCAGAAAAAAAGGCCGTGGATTGCCTTGAGCCAGCCGCGCCAGCACCTCGGGACGCAAGGCACTTTCAGCGATATCGCCGACTGTTAGACCGGGTGAGCGTACT is part of the Gammaproteobacteria bacterium genome and harbors:
- a CDS encoding integrating conjugative element protein — protein: MMLSNRSLLLIYGLVLSLSLGVSANAFAELTLIYDNGQTRPLAPLLEPLLADDSPSSGPTLSSTLDPSSNPLSSDGPADFRNLLPVRSPGLTVGDIAESALRPEVLARLAQGNPRPFFLIGSDAMSLQWLASHRDVLKDLGAVGMLIQAESETDVRRVAEVAQGLSITLGSGSDLAAALAIDRYPVLITPDGIRQ
- the traD gene encoding type IV conjugative transfer system coupling protein TraD, with product MEALLRPPVELWSTATAFAAGTLAWLAPWALMMPPGIAAATGLTFFGFGVWRGRQAWRVLRYQHHMKRLPEYRVRAAQIPVSRHKLFLGKGFRWTQQHTQRLRDTLKPEVRRYVQPGRLYQWARQKEVAWESIPILSVLAKGLRSRSRWNPLAPLPAVGGKPALHAVEPLEQSVWMDLGERVGHTLVLGTTRVGKTRLAELLITQDIRRGDVVIVFDPKGDADLLRRIYAEAKRAGRLDDFYLFHLGFPELSARYNAIGNFSRITEVATRIANQLPNEGNSAAFKEFAWRFVNIIARALVALKRRPDYQQIRRYINDIEPLFVEYAGHCAEVAGIEAWASLVEERAADIKERNLPNALRGRSMEAIACMRFLQERAIYDPVLDGLISAFKYDKTYFDKIVSSVGPLMEKLTTGTIAALISPDYQDEQDARPIFEWMEVVRRKGIVYVGLDALTDTTVASAVGNSMFADLVSVAGTIYKHGVVAPGSDTSLPESARQTLPTISLHADEFNELIGDEFVPLLNKAGGAGFQVTAYTQTWSDVEARIGSRAKAGQVAGNFNTMLMLRVKELDTAEMLTEQLPRVEVFTLMSVSGVDDSSDPGSGVDFKSRNEDRISVSEVPMLTAADMVTLPKGQAFALLEGGQLWKIRIPLPDDRADAAMPGNFEEMAEAMRRSYITNDHWYRVTEHWWHSVSEAPVEPAESSDSV
- a CDS encoding TIGR03747 family integrating conjugative element membrane protein; its protein translation is MAEPTDPRRTVARPGAISLVLTGFAQCLKWLILSLVFSILIEWIGMAFWWEEQGVAHSRQMLVNELQFLGADFHRSWLTAQPMQFASDLSERFYTIAFEWTGLVDLIQWVTPVPSTEESGVRPLLHRLYRPVSDYVLAGMQITQVFAVRLAILALATPVFGLFTLVALVDGLVRRDLRRWGGGRESSFVYHYAKKAAIPLIIMAWVLYLALPFSLHPSWIILPFALAFAFAVTITASTFKKYL